In Bacteroidota bacterium, one DNA window encodes the following:
- a CDS encoding SOS response-associated peptidase, which produces MCGRVVQLIDREQLSREYGVKKFADIQEYARYNVSPTTRICGIIEDPNGDREARMMRWGLLPPRIGDPKDFKFATFNARDDKILMSRMYAPAMKKHRCIIPVAGYYEWKKLNAKDKQPYYFHAAHAELIALAGLWGETVLDGGEVITTCTIITTHPNEVTKDYHDRMPMIVTPDEQEQWLAPDTPLEMVTSMLHPCDRSYLDIYAVDKAVGRAGYEDPHLIDRVAA; this is translated from the coding sequence ATGTGCGGACGCGTAGTTCAGCTTATTGACCGGGAGCAGCTCAGCCGCGAGTATGGCGTGAAGAAGTTTGCCGACATCCAGGAATATGCCCGGTACAATGTATCGCCAACGACGAGAATCTGTGGCATTATCGAGGATCCAAATGGTGACCGCGAAGCACGGATGATGCGTTGGGGTCTGCTGCCGCCTCGTATCGGTGACCCCAAGGATTTCAAGTTCGCAACGTTCAATGCCCGCGACGATAAGATCCTCATGAGCCGGATGTATGCCCCGGCCATGAAGAAGCACCGCTGTATTATCCCAGTTGCCGGATATTATGAATGGAAAAAACTCAATGCGAAGGATAAGCAGCCATATTATTTCCACGCCGCGCATGCCGAGTTAATTGCACTGGCCGGACTTTGGGGTGAAACCGTTCTCGACGGTGGCGAGGTAATTACGACATGCACGATTATTACCACGCATCCGAACGAGGTCACAAAAGACTACCACGACCGCATGCCGATGATTGTTACGCCGGATGAACAAGAACAGTGGCTCGCTCCCGATACGCCGCTCGAAATGGTGACATCAATGCTGCATCCATGTGATCGGAGTTACCTCGATATCTATGCAGTAGATAAAGCGGTCGGTAGAGCTGGATACGAAGACCCGCATTTGATCGATCGAGTCGCCGCGTAG
- a CDS encoding glycosyltransferase family 9 protein codes for MTAKKQTYLYKPQKEYVQKPWHKLLIGRIEKYNKMLTLRLLGKWLRIKRLNAPMPLDQVRSVLFIRYDALGDMIVTTPLWRLLKRLKPSIKIGVAGSYKNLDILRSDNDIDVTYDYSAGSLAEIKKRARAAGEEDWDVVLMCNFNQKTRNSVIARRSTRHGVTATVGSENKEGHQALFSTLVALPETERPMLMTEQLQYLLRSVIAIPTGAYERPTIKIDPATERATVVRIAALLESEQCSKYVIVNTDSPAFKKWGLGNNIALAEHIATTHHDVVVVLTALPENGKEIEEAITSLGTPRIHYVQTSDIHEMCTLIRHSSLVVTPDTSIVHLASAESKPVVAFYLAAGEWLPFGIPAEIFLPSKGDAIATIPFPLVCDGVDRMMASLTNELVAHQRITWTDRPSEFEIITLNPTANTGAQA; via the coding sequence ATGACAGCGAAGAAGCAAACGTATCTCTACAAGCCGCAGAAGGAGTATGTCCAAAAGCCATGGCATAAGCTACTGATCGGACGCATCGAAAAGTATAATAAGATGCTGACGCTTCGGCTCCTCGGCAAATGGCTTCGGATCAAACGACTCAACGCTCCGATGCCACTCGATCAGGTTCGCAGCGTCCTGTTTATTCGCTATGATGCGCTTGGAGATATGATTGTAACGACACCGCTCTGGCGACTGCTTAAGCGACTCAAGCCGTCGATCAAGATTGGGGTAGCAGGAAGTTACAAGAACCTCGATATCCTGCGCTCAGATAACGACATCGATGTTACGTACGACTATTCCGCCGGGTCACTCGCGGAGATCAAAAAGCGTGCAAGAGCTGCGGGGGAGGAAGATTGGGATGTCGTACTTATGTGTAACTTCAACCAGAAGACGCGCAACTCCGTCATTGCCCGTCGCTCCACGAGGCATGGCGTAACCGCCACGGTCGGATCTGAAAACAAGGAAGGACATCAAGCCCTTTTTTCAACGCTTGTGGCTCTCCCCGAAACCGAGCGGCCGATGCTTATGACCGAGCAATTGCAGTACTTGCTGCGCTCAGTCATCGCAATTCCCACAGGTGCCTATGAACGTCCGACAATCAAAATCGACCCGGCAACGGAGCGTGCAACCGTGGTGCGCATCGCCGCACTGCTCGAATCCGAGCAATGCTCGAAATACGTGATCGTCAATACCGATTCACCTGCGTTCAAAAAATGGGGACTCGGAAATAATATTGCCCTCGCCGAACACATCGCCACAACGCATCATGATGTCGTGGTCGTGCTTACTGCGTTGCCGGAGAACGGGAAAGAGATAGAAGAGGCCATAACATCGCTTGGCACTCCACGCATCCATTACGTACAGACCTCGGATATTCACGAAATGTGTACGCTTATCCGTCATTCATCGCTCGTAGTCACGCCCGATACATCGATCGTTCATTTGGCGAGCGCCGAATCGAAGCCGGTTGTTGCATTTTACCTTGCCGCCGGCGAATGGCTCCCATTTGGGATCCCTGCGGAGATATTTCTTCCGTCGAAAGGCGATGCGATCGCGACGATTCCCTTCCCCCTTGTCTGTGACGGTGTGGATCGGATGATGGCGTCACTTACCAACGAATTAGTAGCACACCAACGTATTACCTGGACCGACAGGCCAAGCGAGTTCGAAATTATTACGCTGAATCCTACCGCAAATACAGGGGCGCAGGCGTAA
- a CDS encoding site-2 protease family protein produces the protein MSISTFLGKQRLWLHIGLFVFTLFTTTLAGVAWSGHDPNDLENIGYGLQYSLALLLFLSAHEFGHFIAARRHGVDATLPFYIPFPGAAMGIMPNFGTFGAVIRTRSKLPSRKVIFDIGVAGPIAGFIVCLVLLAVGFLTLPGIEFLQHIHPGYPKVSLPAGGDLAFGKTLLYQFMEKVFAPAGSYIPPMTEMYHYPLLCAGWFGLFVTSLNLLPVGQLDGGHTTYGLFSPRIHRIVGITVVCVLAALSLPELALGLLPMSMTASMPWLERIAINGGSTWAAWVIMILVVIRFRHPVTMDESPLDGKRIAIGVFCFVIFGLCFTPAPLYLR, from the coding sequence GTGAGCATTTCTACCTTTCTTGGCAAACAGCGGCTCTGGCTGCACATCGGATTGTTCGTATTTACGCTCTTCACGACCACGCTTGCCGGCGTTGCCTGGAGTGGCCATGATCCCAATGATCTGGAAAATATCGGCTACGGGTTGCAATACTCGCTTGCGCTGCTGCTATTCTTGTCGGCGCATGAGTTCGGTCATTTTATCGCTGCACGTCGACACGGGGTCGATGCGACACTGCCGTTTTACATCCCATTCCCCGGTGCGGCGATGGGCATTATGCCGAATTTCGGCACCTTCGGGGCCGTCATCCGTACTCGGAGTAAGCTGCCGAGCAGAAAGGTCATTTTTGATATCGGTGTCGCAGGGCCAATCGCAGGGTTTATCGTGTGTTTGGTGTTGCTTGCCGTCGGATTTCTGACCCTGCCGGGAATCGAGTTTTTGCAACACATCCATCCGGGATATCCGAAGGTATCACTTCCCGCCGGTGGCGACCTTGCATTCGGTAAAACACTGCTCTATCAGTTCATGGAGAAAGTCTTTGCCCCTGCTGGATCGTACATACCGCCGATGACGGAGATGTATCATTATCCGTTGTTATGTGCGGGATGGTTCGGACTGTTCGTTACATCGCTAAATCTTCTGCCCGTAGGTCAGCTTGACGGCGGACACACTACGTATGGGTTATTCTCACCACGCATCCATAGGATCGTTGGCATCACAGTGGTGTGCGTACTCGCTGCACTTTCATTACCCGAGTTGGCGCTGGGCTTGCTGCCGATGTCAATGACTGCATCAATGCCATGGCTTGAGCGAATTGCGATCAATGGAGGATCGACATGGGCGGCCTGGGTAATCATGATTCTCGTTGTGATCCGTTTCCGTCATCCGGTAACGATGGACGAATCACCGCTTGATGGGAAGCGTATCGCGATCGGAGTATTCTGCTTTGTGATCTTCGGCCTCTGCTTTACGCCTGCGCCCCTGTATTTGCGGTAG
- a CDS encoding ABC transporter ATP-binding protein: MWRNYRRLLPFAKPFRGRFAFAVVFNLLTAAATTLVFTALMPAMAVVLGETSPTQGMPGASVAVKSEILQSFKEYFMRGSRTDALLRVCVFIFITYLLKNIFQYTANYFMSLVEGGMSKRLRDTVFDKLTSLSIDYFYDRKMGHLLVRVTDDVGVVNGMLTSSMTTSVREPLQILSFLYILLSTNVQLTLAAFAAAAASLLLINVIGKSLKRYAHKVQEKVGGFIGVAQETIAAIKVVKSFGMEKYESARFREETQKHYKYSRRLTRIRQLISPMNEMIAIIGFITILWVGGNQVFAKQMNGSEVMFFLIIMIQLMQPVRALSEVVGKLHEGSAASENIFTVLDAVPSVKPGTLPAPSAHTSPIVFENVSFQYRNSTDHALDGISLEVRPNEVLALVGPSGAGKTTFVDLLARFYDPTGGRILLEGNNLKEYDLDSLRKLYGIVTQDTVLFHDTIYNNIAYGNKSATREMVEAAARAANAHDFIVASPGGYDTMVGDRGVRLSGGQRQRIAIARALLKDPPILVFDEATSALDTENEMLVQEAIERLLKERTAVVIAHRLSTIQNADRIAVFDSGKIVEMGTHEELLANPDGVYYRLYNIQMRAASEGLVNIQP, from the coding sequence ATGTGGCGTAATTACCGACGGCTGCTGCCATTCGCAAAGCCATTCCGCGGCCGCTTCGCATTTGCGGTCGTATTTAATCTGCTGACGGCGGCAGCGACGACGCTCGTCTTCACCGCGTTGATGCCGGCGATGGCAGTGGTACTCGGCGAGACGTCGCCAACCCAGGGCATGCCCGGCGCCAGTGTCGCCGTCAAGAGCGAGATTCTGCAGTCGTTCAAAGAGTATTTCATGAGAGGGTCGCGGACCGACGCCCTGCTGCGGGTCTGTGTATTCATCTTTATCACCTACCTTCTCAAGAACATCTTCCAGTATACTGCAAACTACTTCATGTCGCTCGTCGAAGGCGGCATGAGCAAACGCTTGCGCGATACGGTCTTCGATAAGCTCACGAGCCTTTCGATCGACTACTTCTACGACCGGAAGATGGGGCATCTTCTTGTGAGGGTGACTGACGATGTCGGTGTCGTGAATGGCATGCTTACATCAAGCATGACGACTTCGGTTCGAGAGCCGTTGCAGATCCTCTCGTTTCTCTACATCCTGCTCTCGACGAACGTCCAGTTAACGCTCGCTGCATTTGCGGCGGCAGCGGCGAGCCTCTTGCTCATTAATGTAATCGGCAAGTCGCTCAAACGATACGCGCACAAGGTGCAGGAAAAGGTCGGTGGGTTTATCGGCGTCGCACAGGAGACAATTGCTGCGATCAAAGTAGTGAAGTCGTTCGGTATGGAGAAGTACGAGTCTGCCCGCTTCCGCGAGGAAACGCAAAAGCATTACAAGTACTCGCGCCGACTGACTCGCATCCGTCAACTCATTTCGCCGATGAACGAGATGATTGCGATTATCGGCTTCATTACAATTCTCTGGGTCGGTGGTAACCAGGTGTTCGCGAAGCAGATGAACGGCAGCGAGGTGATGTTCTTCCTGATCATCATGATCCAGCTCATGCAGCCGGTTCGTGCTCTTTCGGAAGTTGTCGGTAAACTACACGAAGGTTCGGCGGCTTCGGAGAACATCTTTACGGTACTCGATGCAGTGCCGTCAGTCAAGCCGGGCACCCTCCCAGCCCCGAGCGCTCATACGTCTCCGATCGTCTTCGAGAACGTTTCGTTTCAATATCGCAACAGTACGGATCATGCACTCGACGGTATTTCGCTCGAAGTGCGACCGAACGAAGTACTCGCGCTTGTCGGCCCGAGCGGCGCGGGGAAAACGACGTTCGTCGATCTCTTGGCTCGCTTTTACGATCCCACCGGCGGTCGTATCCTGCTCGAAGGAAACAATCTCAAAGAGTATGACCTCGATTCATTGCGTAAGCTCTATGGGATCGTCACACAGGACACCGTCCTCTTTCACGACACAATCTACAATAATATTGCCTATGGCAATAAGAGCGCAACGCGTGAAATGGTCGAGGCAGCCGCAAGAGCCGCAAACGCGCACGACTTTATCGTTGCCTCCCCGGGCGGATACGACACCATGGTCGGTGACCGAGGCGTTCGCCTGAGCGGCGGTCAGCGTCAGCGTATTGCCATCGCTCGCGCCTTGTTGAAAGATCCCCCCATCCTCGTCTTCGACGAAGCCACCAGCGCACTCGATACGGAGAATGAGATGCTCGTACAGGAAGCGATCGAACGTCTGCTCAAAGAACGCACTGCCGTCGTGATCGCCCATCGTCTTTCAACGATTCAGAACGCGGATCGTATCGCCGTTTTCGATTCCGGAAAGATCGTCGAGATGGGTACGCACGAAGAGTTGCTGGCGAACCCGGACGGCGTCTACTACCGTCTGTATAACATCCAAATGCGAGCCGCATCCGAAGGCCTCGTGAACATCCAACCGTAA